DNA from Ammospiza caudacuta isolate bAmmCau1 chromosome 6, bAmmCau1.pri, whole genome shotgun sequence:
TTAACAAAAACCATTAACTAATGGCTTGAAAACTGGGACATACTATCTATGTGTCAGGAAGTGATCAAAACTGGTTGTAAGGCAGGTTTTGTGATCAAAACcacagtgtatttttaaatggagaTAACCCACTAGCATGCAACAAGCTGTGCAGCTGAGGATCCATAATTCTGGAATATCTCGTGTACATACAGGTCAGAGTTCCCTTCAACAGAAATAAATCCTAATTAGAAGGTGGAGTAGGTGCCAAATAGTACATCACATGTTaaccagcacacacacacagggttCTGCAGATCTCACATCCAAGGACCAACAATGCTGACATTGTGGTCACACTGAAGGGTTTATTCCATCTTCTTCTCTTTAGTGCCTCAGGTGACAGTGTGCTCTCCCCTCCCACTTCTGCCTGAGCAATAGCCAGCCACCAGTGGTGGGCAGGAGGACTGTATCTGGCTTAAGCTGGACTCTGAGAAGACAGATAAGAACACAATAGTTAAGGGCCATAAGTCTTGCTCATCAGCTTAGGGCCAGTTGGGCACAAGGAAAACCAGAATACAGCCTATATGGAAATATGACTGTAAGTCAATCATATTACTCTAAGTAGTGGACAGTCCAGGGCCTCTTTACCCTCTCCTGCATGGCAGAAGGCTGTACCCCAGCATCTCCACTCAACTAGGGTGAGTTAACTTCTTGAGGCTGAGATCCCTTGCTCAGGAATTCTCACCAAGTGCTTAATAGCATACAAAACTGAAATCTCAGCTGAGATACAAGATTGACTGTGCACATAATCCTTTAGATGTAAATTGCTGGCCAAGTCTGGGACTAAGTCTGGATCCAGACACACCTAAATTTCCCTTAAGAAAGgagtttaaaaaataagtagGTCCTTTCTGAACCTCATGACTCAGCAGAGGGTCTGCCTGACAGTTTGTCTGACCCTGTCCTCTCTGCAGTGAACAGCTAAGTATACCTTGCCATCATGTCTTGTTAAATTATTGTCACATTTACTCACAaaaccatagaatggtttggattggaagaggACCTTATATATCATTCAGTTCCAACTCCTTTCCCttaggcagggacaccttcaactagaccaggctgctgtACCTGCAGGGTTGTGTGGGAGACAGGCTACACGTGCTGGGCTGCTGtacctgtgctgctgtgtgtgtgcaggagaTGGATTACACCTGGATCACAGCACTGACCTGAGTGGGGGATGAGAGCAGCCTTTAGAACATGTGGGGAGAGCTGGGCATGCTCCAGTTCCTGCTGCATGCAGTGCTCCCTGAGCCCAGGTGTACTGTACTCCATACACTGCAGGAGCCGCACGCTGCAGCCGTGTCACCATCCTGTCTGAtggtcctggcacagccctgctgcacaggCCTTGTCTGTCCAGTATTTTGTACCATATGTGTGTGAGCTGACTGACAGGACTGATGCCTGCCTTCTGATGGATGCTTCATTAATCTCTTTGTTACATTTTTAATCAGCAACTTTTGTTACTCACAAACCAATACTTTAAAAAGGGTGGGGGAGTAAAATCCCAAACATATTTGCTTATGATTTGCTTTTTTAACTCAACTCTCCTTTAAACCAGAAGGGATGTTATGAAATTATGAAAGGATACTGTCAATTGCAGAATGTGATTAGTAACTCAGGTGGCCTGAGCTGCAGAAGTGCCTTCATAATACTCAACTGCTACTGCTGGACGTGGTTATCAGCTTTTTAAGGAAATACTTTACTATATGGCTATGAAGAGTTGTCCAAAATACAATGAAACTGTTACTGTGTTTAGAGTGTTTCTAGAGGTTTCAATAATTCAGATTTCATTAGCAATGACAGTTTCAGTAAGCTTTTAAtgaaatgtttgtttctttttataaaacAGCCCATGAAAAAGACCTCATTTCTTAAAACCAGTTATTTTTCTGAGTCTAAAGGCCTGAAGAGCCTGAAGATTTTTGagaatttctgaaatttctgtCTGAATGTGAATTATTGTGTGTATCAGATGGATAGACCATAATTTGTAAGGCTACACAGACCCTTCTCCCTCTATGTTGTAGGACCCACTGAAGCTGGAAAAGAAGTACAGTCCCATCTCCTGACAATTTGGGACAGTTAATTCCAGTACTGACCTTATTTTCAGAGACTGGCTTGTGTTGTTAAAGAATTTACTAAATAAACTTGCCCTTTCCCTGTTGTTGGTATCTTTTACTTCCTACATCATCTgtttgaagaaaattattagTCTAATCCTCTACTGTAAGATTCTATCTGATGCAGTCTTTTAGGTAATGGATCTAAGTGAAATTCCATAAACTTGGAATTTGGACAATTTCACAGTTGGAGTTCATAGATTGTACCCACTTTTACAAAAACACTTCCCTGACAAGCATTGAGTGATGAACGAAagcattttttccaaattaacaACGTAAAAAATAATGTAACGAACAACCTAGTGAAACCtctaagaaaaatataattcctattttttatttccttcaacAGTCTTGCAGAACTTCACCACTGAGTTTCAACACCACCCTGTTTTCCCAGAGGTTGCAGAACAGCCTGAAGAACCCTGGCATTGACCACACATGTATGTGGCTCATCTTATTACTCTGGGACATGACCAACTTCTGTATTTTATGTGCAACTTTTCTTCTGGCATTGGACCAtagtgttttctgtgttttaaggTGTTTTCCAGTGACTTGGTACAAAAGgctcatagaatcatagagtaTGTTGAGTTGGAAGAGGTCCATCACgatcatggagtccagctcctctctcaggacaccccaacaatcaGAACATGTGCttgagagtgttgtccaaacactccttgacctctgtcaggcttggtgctgtgatcacttccctggggagcctgttccagtgctcaacCACCATCTGCGTGAAAAACGTTTTCCATAGACCCaccctaaacctcccctgactcagcttcagGCCACTTCcttgagtcctgtcactggtcacaagattgaagagatcagtgcctgcctctcatgaggaagctgtaactgcaatgaggtctcccctcagtctcctcttttCCAGTCTGAACTGGAAAGTGGCTGAGACCAAGTGATCTCAGCCACTCCTCCtatggcttcccctccagaTCCTTCACCATCCTTGGGGCTCTCCTTTGGATGGTCTTTAATGGCTTAATGTCTTTTGtatattgtggcacccaaaactgcccccagccctggaggtgaggctgccccagagcagagcaggacaatcccctgccttgcctggctgctgatgctgtgcctgatgcaccccagggcagggctggccctcctggctgccagggcactgctggctcaggttcAACTTGCCATCAACCAGAAGCTCCTGGTccctttctgcagtgctgctctccaaCCTCTCATTCCCTAGTCTATACAAAACACATCAACTATGAAATGTTGTAAATTGATGTTTTCTATCAGCAAACATACTACTGCTTCTCTGTTAGAAGTGAAGAGTGTCACTCCATCAGCATTATCTAGGAACTTGATAGACAAAggatgaaaaaacccaaacaccttAGCTAAATTGCTCAGGCCTGATTCAAGTGCTGTAGAAAGGCCACAGGATGGTTCTTCATTTCATCCATGAGAGGTTAAAGGAAGGAATAGCCCTCTCCAAGCTGCTACCTGAAAGAGCACTTGCTCTGACAGATACCAAGCCCTACTGTTCTGTCTCCCTGTGCTCGACCTGCTTGAataaagcagctctgcagctcccccCCCACCCTGGTGAATACACTCTCTGAGATAGGTGGctgttttctccccttctcagggcccaaagcagcagcaactCTGCTCCTTGCCCACTCCCCCAGAAAGCCACTGTGCTCAAAGTAGGGCTCTTCCAATTTCCACTCCTCCTGTTCCCAGCTTGGGCTGCTCTATTGTAAAGTGACTGCTTCCTCTCTTACCATTTTGACCTACTAAGTGCTCTGGAGCAGCGAATCAGTAAGCAGATATACTTCAAAGTAAGCTTGAATATAGAGCAAATTGTACAGCATTACAATATACCCTTAATAGGAAATAGGCAGCCCTCCTATGAGAGCAAAATCTTTGGCTTTAACTACCCCAAATAATTCTGTCCATCATTTCCTCTCAATAGAAGGAATGGACCAAGTAGAGGTGCTTTACCtggagaatttaaaaataaaactcagaaCTTTTCTAGTATCACCATGGAAAGTAATTTTGTGTCTCTGCAAAGAGATATCAAAATGCAAATACAGCAGTATTCTTAGAAAAGAGAACGATTTCAAGttaaaagtattaaaataaacaacagTTACAAATAAGCATGTTTTAAAATTCATCTCTGATGGATTAACTTCTCCTTTTTAACTCAGCCGTTACTTAAGCAGAAGGTGGTAACTAATACCATCACTAGTCaccaaaacatgccaaggaGCTTCCTAACAGTACCTTTGCAACAGCAATAGCAGCTGACAAACTGCATTGCTCTGGGAGCCTTTTCCTTGCTACATATGGTTGCAATACCACTGAACCAACATCCTGCTACTAAGGAACATTTCCTGTATATTTATCGGTTGTATTCCAACCATTTTGTATTCATTCAGCATGGTAGTAAGTAACGTTCTCTGCTTCACATCTGGATTACAGAAAAAACTTCTGGTAATCACTGAGGTTTTAAGCATCTATATATCCCTACAATCAACAGATATAACATTCAATTCTTAATCTGTAGAAAAGCCTTCCTATGGACTATGAGGGGTGCACCCTGCTCCCACCCCCTGTCCAAACATGAGCTGTGACTGCTATTTGGGGCCCACCTGttgcagcactgccaagccacTGCAGCAtggggtgctgctggccagCTGCACTCCCAGCCACTCGTGTGAGTGAAGGAAGCACCGACTGCTGGTGACTGTAGCTATGGTAGGTGATGGGTTACCCTGGCTAAGTGACAAGCCAGCTGTGCTTCTGGCTCACTGAAGTCAACAGCTGCCCTCTAGCGATGCAGATGCAGCAGGTGAGTTGGAAAAGTTATTCACAAAACAGTAACAttattttcacttcattttGTACCAGCACAACAGATCAGAACCACAACCTCCTGAATGTGGCTTCTGGGCAATTGCCAGTATTGACTTGAAGGCCCAGCCCAATGCCTGCATGGAGCAGACCTCCCAAAgttctagagaaagagcagctgcctgggaacAACCAGGCAGCCACAACTACCTTTGTCCCCTGAGACAGTGGGGAAGAAGGATGTGAGGAGAAACCAGTTcgtgtccaaaggagagctgGCAGAACTGCGCCGTGGTTCTGTCACGCAGCAGTGCCCGTCAGGCAGTACCAGGGCTGGGTGGCAGCCTGCTACACTCACCATCACCTGCCTGCCATCCTTGCCCCTTCTCTCTTCTTCAGCTAGTGTAGTAGACGTGAAAGAACAGTGTCTTATTGCGGAGCAGAGAGTAGGAGTTATCAAACTTCAGCAGGTAGATGCCCTCGCCCGGGTACTCGTGGCTGCCTGCCTGTACCTCGCGATGGCTGTTCCTGCGGTACACGGGCATCACCTCTCCATAGCGGTTCCGCAGGTAGCTCTTGGAACCCCGCTCCACATCACCCACAGGGGACAGTCCTGAATGGCAGAGAGGAGACAAGTAAGTAGGGCAGAACCACCTCATGATCCAGAAAAAGACCAACAAGACCAGAACACAACACAGACATGCAGCTATATGGAAGGCTAACGGTGATAGCATTACCCAGAGCATCTCCTCCGACCTTTCTGCAAATAATTCCCACAAAGTCCAGCCTTCCTTATTATTACAAAGGTCATACCAAGAACCAGTTCTCTTGGGAATACTGATGGGACAGTATTTACTAGCCCACCAGCCCAATCTCCTCTCTTTTTTAGCTTAGACACTTTACTGCTTTCATACAGGCAACAGCAGTCCTGTGATATAGACTTGAAGCAAAGAGAGGCAGGAAAGCTCTTAGCTGTTACCTCATAGTGTGTATGTTCTCAGTTCAATTCCTTATGAGAATTCCTCATAAAGGAACCTACCCCTGCCTACAGGGTCTGCAAAATTCAGACACGAACCTCCCAGGCTACACTGGTCACACATACACTCAAGCCACAGAACAGGCAACGTTACTGTGTGTTTCCCAAGTACAGTGACATAGGTAGCAAACATTTCAAATACAGACAGAAGGAGCTGCTGATGtaatggagaaaaaagaaaacaagaaaaaaaacaaaaaacaagaaatccctccaaacaaacaacaacaaaaaacaccaaacccccccccaaaacacagcaaaacccaaaacaaaaaacccaaacaaacaaaaatcaaaaactcaaacaaacaaaaccccaaaaaaaccaacaccccaaaacaaaatCTTCTTGCCTCCACTCACCACCAGAAATTTCTCAGTCTGAGAATCTAACAAAAACAGTTGGGTTAAAATTTCAGACTTTAACCTTTTTAACATCTAGAAATTCACTGAGCgaattctggttttatttttccatgtgtTCAATTTTAAGAATGCTCTTGGAGAGGACAGCCATTGACATATGCTGAAGCAGGAAGGGCCAAATGCTTTCTTATCACTCTAACCAAGAACTCAGTAGGCTGCAGAGATAGCAAATGGGCTGACTAAACAAAGTAGATGGAAATTGTAGCATCTCACAGATACACTCAGCAGCATGGCAACAGCAACACTTACAATTAACCTTTGTAAGATCTGCACTAACCTTCAatttcctcatcctcatcttcatcctcctcatcaCTGGATTCACTGACCTGAACAGTAATGGCAGTGCTAGTAACTGTGGTCCAGTCAAAATAGACTCCAAACCCAATGTCGTAGTCATCCGTAGCAAACTCCCAGCAAATGCATTTCCCATCAGGATGGGTTGGCACTCGGACTGTCACCACCTCGCCGCGCTTCACCACCATCCGGCCATTCTTCTCCTTCCCCATCTTGGCTTTGAATTCCTTCATCTTCTCAGTGGTCCACATGGTGGGTGCAGCCAGAGGTGGAGGCAGAGCTGAGACAAGGGAGAAGTTCACAGGTTTACATCACTTTTCACCACTGACAAACTATTACCTGAAAACAGTGAAGCTATTTCTGGCAAGGGGCCTGCATTCTGGAGCCTGCTCCCAAAAGCCCCAGATGTGAAGTTTTTCCACTCACTAGCCAGGAGCCCAAATTTCCAGCAGGATTTACAAGTATCTCCAGGATAGTCTCTGCTCTTCTAGTCAGGGCAGGCActtaaaaaatacccaaacagAAGTTCTGCCTTCAGGACTCACCTTTCCTCTGCTCCCCAAGTAGGTCTGCAGTCTCTAGCTCAGCTGAAAGGATATCCACAGCACCAGTGTGATCTGACTGAATCATGACTATATCCCCTACTCCCTGAGGTACATGGTAGCTGCTTAATCGAACAGCTTCCTGCACAAAGCACATAAAAAACATTGTCACAAAGACCACCCTGTTAAAAAGTCTCTGCCTAGATTTGAAACAACTCATTAGTAACTCAGGCTTCTTTATGAAAATAAGTCAGACCTGCAGAAGCTTCTATTATTAATGTAGGCTAGCTCTGAGACACCTCTCAGCATTTGTTTCACCCACTGCACCAAAGTCATGAACTTTGAAGTCAAATGCTGCATCAGTGGCACAAATTTCACTTCCCTTGGTCTCCCAGGGAGTCCTGGGCAGGCACTTTTTTGCACTTGCATCAGAGTTAATTGTCACCTCTCAACAAAGCAGCAGCCTTATAGATTTAGCCAACTATTCTTGGAAAAAATTCGCATCAAACAATCTCTCTAGGGAGAGCCTTTCAGCTCTGTGTGCATCTAGACTGCAGCCACAATCAAACTGCCATTGCTGCATCCTAGTTACAAATCCAGCTGGTTCACTCTCTTCTCACATATGCAAACTCACAGGTCCTGAACTCAGTGTCACTTGTACAGGTTTCTCTGACTCTATCTGTAGGGCAAACAAATTTGCTGCTCACAATAAGAAACAAGGGATTTCAGTTCCCTCTTGCATAAATCCACAAGAATGGAATTTCCAGAAGCACCAGGTAAGAGCAGAAGGTGACAATTACCTTGAAGCCTTGGTGAGCAAGGAAGCAAGAACTAGCTGAAGACACAAGAGGGATTTTGCAAATTAGACTGATACCATTTATCTGCCACTAATGTACAGGAAAAAACATAACTGAATCTATGTTAATATTACTTTTATCTTAACACAACCCTTAGAACCTCAGTCCCACAGTGGCAAGCACAGTAGTAGAGTAGGAGAATTGCTGCTGCACTTCTGTCTTCATTCTCAGACACAAGAAACATCCATCTACCTTTCTGAGAGATTTGATTTGGTCAGGCAGCTTCTCTTCTAGCACAGCCACGTTCTGGTCCCCCAGAGTGCCAATTTCTTCCTTGGAATGCTCTGTTGTGTCGGCACTCAGGTGCACCCCAGCCTGAGACCTTTTGGAGGAAGAGAGCAGTACAATTCAGCACTTgcacccagggcacagccagcagaggAATCACTGCTCTGGAACTCAAATTCAAATGAGCTGAAGGAACAAGCTTCTGTGGTAGCACCTGCCAACTGGACAAAGAACCCCTGCCCACCCCAATCCTGCCATATCTGCATGATTACTTTCCATGTGAGCCAGGGGGAGCAACTTCTGTGGGATACTCCATATTTACCATCCTTTAGATGGCAGAAATCCACTGCACTCACCCCAAAGCATGTTGGCTCACCAACACTACACTAAGGACAGACATCAGTAGCAACTTTTCTGCCCAAGAAAGGACAACTTCTATGCCAGCTACTGCATGGCATCTGCATACTGCCTCAGAGGTCAACTGGATCAGTGAAAGAATTCAGAACAATTTTGACAGCCATCCTGAGAATGCCATCTATTAAAGTGGCCCATTATGCCTTTCCTACTGGCAATCCCAACAGATACAGGGAGCACCCAAGTGTCGCTCTGCCATGTCCAAACACACCCCACAGATAAGCAAGCAGTAAGACATACAATGGGCAGCACAACAACTTAAGCAAAGAGGTCTGAGTACTGCACtgtaacaaaagaaaatggacatgctaaaagaataaaaatggtacacagcaggaaaagaatGGGCAAGACAGGAAACATCTCTGGCATTTATTCTCTGTTGAGGGTTTTCttctaaattatatttttaaaattgctgcATGTTGTCTATAGGTAGACTTATAATCCTAAATGAACTCAGATGCCAGAAGAGTGTCCTGACACATTCTGCATCCACAGAGAAGACTTGAACAGGGCaaatgtggtttttgttttcagattgTTATTCCTACAGCACTAAAGACTTTATCCAGAAACAAAGCCATTTTTTACTTATATTCTCTCAACAGTGTGATTTGCTTTCCTACAACTGGTGTGATAGACCAGAAGGTCTGTAAGAACAACTCAAGATGAATAGCAGGTTCACAAAATGGCAGCAGGTGGATGAGATAAGAAGGATACTCGGTGAGaacaattttttaaaggaagaattCTTGTACTTCTACGCTATTGTTTTCCAGCCTATTTGCATTTCAGTTTAGCTGCTGCATGAACACACATAGATGGGCTATCTGGTTATTTGCTACCATAGGTGCACACATCTGCTCTAAAAGCTCTCCATCAACACAGGAGCCTACAGGCTGGGAATTTTTTCCTCTAGATACGTATCATTGAGACCTAAGAGTCTCACTGAAAGATTAGAAAGAGCTACACAGCTTTACAGGCAGACTTACAAAGACACAGTTCAGCTGATTCCTTCTCACACAAACCTTTTGCACCATCCCCATCCCTTTCAAAAAAGATCTACATTAAGACAAATTTAATAGGTGATGTCCACAAGTATCTATCATCTGCTTTGGCTATTTTGCTCCTGGTCTGTATTAatctctttaaagaaaattagaGGATATAATAAAAAGATGGAAGAACTCATTTATAGTCAGGAAGTCTGATAGAGATGTCAGCAGCATCAAAACAAGATGGCATCAAAATGTTGTTTTGGTAAGAAGGGTGGTTTGATGtgggttctttttttcctggattctTGCATTTTTTTGATGAAGCTGTGCTTTACCTACTGCAATTAACTCACACATTTCTGAAATTGTATCCTGTGCAACAAATGTAAAATGGCAAATGAAACTGCACTGCATAGTGTTAATGCTTGTAGCCAATTAAATTACTTGGCCACAAACACGACATGCCCAGCTGGTACCAACAAGCCAAACATCTGATAACAGGGTTAAGATCAGCAGGATTAATGGAGAGacacaaaaagcaaacaatgaagaaaaaagccaaaatgttGTCAAGAAAATAGCAAAAGGTATTTTCTTGTACAGCTTCTGCCAGATTTACAGACAGCAGGCATGCTCAATTATTAAATTATGCTCCAGATAGGATATAGAAAATTTCCCCCTGAAAATGTACTAGCTGTTACAATGGATTATAAAACCACACAGGGTTCATTTCAAGCTGAATGACTCTGTGATTTGAATAGCTGAGCCATGAACTACATTTCACAAGCTTTAAAACAACCTTAAAGCCTGTAAGAACAGGCTCTCCCATACTGATTCTGGTATATACTGTCCCAAAGCAGACAATTCAGTCTCCAAGCCCTTCTTTTTACCTGCACAGAACAAACTGCCATACAGAAGAGGTCACAGGAGTGAAACAGACTGTCATGCATGTGGGCCACAACACACAAAAAGGTTTTCCTACCCGCTCTGTGAAGTACTGGACTCCAAAGAATCAACTAGCTGATCTGCAGGCTCTGGCTTTTGGGCTGTGTCTTCATTTTCTAGCAACAAACAGAATATAGCAAGAGAAGGTGAGATAAATGTTGGTGTTTATAGTACactaacaagaaaaaaaacctgcagccagcactCAGACACTGGCAAGGTCACACAGCTGTGGAACAAAGACCTGAGCCAACCAGTTTTTCGTGTTATGAGCTGTATCTAGAACCTTGTGGAGCAAAGATTTTTAATGGCCTCAACCCtaggaaagggaaaacaaaaaccttCGCATGTTTTTGATGTAAAGCCATTCTCAGAAGCAGGGCTCATTCAGCAGCTAATAATCCTAGCTTTAGAAGGACAGAACAAGGCCAAATTTCATCATGTAAAGCTGAGCTGacaaagccctggaaaaagCGATCGTGCAGCAGTTCTCAAAGGGCACCGACGAGATGGAAATTCCTAGGTCGGGGCTAAAAGGACCGTGGCTCCTGCTCTTCCCCGAGTCCCCTTGGTCGGGAAAAGCTCTGTCCCATACGACTGCGGTACACAgggcatccccagccctgctctccgATGGCGCTGAGACAGTGAACAGGACACGGACAAGTTCCAGCTTCTGCAGGTTGCTGATGCCCCTCGGAGCCGCTGCTGGCCATTCGCAGGAGTCAGGGCAGGAAGGAGCCGGCTCCAGCCCGGGGGCACGCAGCACAGCCCGGCTACACGGGCCCTGTCCCCGGGGACAGCACCGACCTCCATCAGCGCTCGCTCTGGCCGCTGCACCGGGaggagcccctgctgcagctccgGGTGCCCGGGCGGCAGGGGAGCGGCGCAGAGCCCGCAGCGGGACCGCGCTGCCCCCGCACGGAGGAGCTGC
Protein-coding regions in this window:
- the TMED8 gene encoding protein TMED8, translating into MSDALSAAAGCRCETPAGDTAPRGPAENEDTAQKPEPADQLVDSLESSTSQSGSQAGVHLSADTTEHSKEEIGTLGDQNVAVLEEKLPDQIKSLRKEAVRLSSYHVPQGVGDIVMIQSDHTGAVDILSAELETADLLGEQRKALPPPLAAPTMWTTEKMKEFKAKMGKEKNGRMVVKRGEVVTVRVPTHPDGKCICWEFATDDYDIGFGVYFDWTTVTSTAITVQVSESSDEEDEDEDEEIEGLSPVGDVERGSKSYLRNRYGEVMPVYRRNSHREVQAGSHEYPGEGIYLLKFDNSYSLLRNKTLFFHVYYTS